The sequence below is a genomic window from Massilia oculi.
CTCTTAGAAATTATTCAAAATGGGCAACATGCCCGCGCAGGATTGCCGAGGATCATGGCCCATTTGCCGCGCCCGCTCAAGCCGCGAACGCACATAAGCGTCATTACAGTGCTGGCGCCGCTTTCTTGCGTAGACGGAACACCGCCAGGCTGCCGCGCAGGTTCGGCAAGAACTTGATCACCTCGCCATCGGCCAGCGCCACGCATTCCAGCACTTCGAGGCCGCACGACACCGCCAGTTCCTGGAAATCGTAGATCGTGGCATACCGCACATTGGGCGTGTCATACCATTTATAGGGCAGCGAACGCGACATCGGCATGCGGCCCTTGAGCAGCGCCAGGCGGTGCGGCCAGTGCGCGAAGTTGGGGAAGGAGACGATCGCCTCGCTGCCCACCCGTACGATGTCGCGCAGCAGCGCCTCGACGTGCTGCATCATCTGCAGCGAATTCAGGCACAGCACGGTGTCGAAGGTATTGTCGCCGAACAGCCCCAATCCTTTCTCCATGTCGTGCTGGATCACGTTGACGCCGCGCGCGGTGCTTTCCAGCACCTTGTCGTCGGCGATCTCGATGCCGTAGCCGCTGCAGCGCTTGCCCGACTCCAGGTAGCGCAGCATGGCGCCGTCGCCGCAGCCGACGTCCAGCACGTGCGCGCCCTCGCCCACCCAGTGGGCGATGAAGGCCAGGTCGGGCCGCAAGGTATTCAGGTCGTCGAAGTTCATGCGACCTCCTGCGCAATGCGGTTGTAATAGGCGCGCACC
It includes:
- the metW gene encoding methionine biosynthesis protein MetW, which gives rise to MNFDDLNTLRPDLAFIAHWVGEGAHVLDVGCGDGAMLRYLESGKRCSGYGIEIADDKVLESTARGVNVIQHDMEKGLGLFGDNTFDTVLCLNSLQMMQHVEALLRDIVRVGSEAIVSFPNFAHWPHRLALLKGRMPMSRSLPYKWYDTPNVRYATIYDFQELAVSCGLEVLECVALADGEVIKFLPNLRGSLAVFRLRKKAAPAL